The segment CATGTTTTGTCCGTCCAGGGCCGTTATCACGGTCCTGTTTCTCACGTTGACCAACAGGGCTAAATCCCTCATCAGGAGAAGTGACTCCTTGGCCCCTTTCTCGTTCATCTTCTCCACGGCCCTGTTTATCCTCTCCATATCCTCACTGGAGAGGTATATCCTCCTTTGCCTCAGCCTCGCCTTGGCATGGGTGGAGATCTTCACCGGCCGGTTTTCTCCGTCTGACAACCGAGCGAGCACCCTATCGAAGCTCAACCCCGAACTTTTCCCCGATCTCATCGGAGAGCCCAGTCGTTCAAGCCGACCGGTTGAAATCACATCTCTGACCCCTTCCCTCAACCTGATCACCTCCCTCACCCCTCTATCGAGATGAGACTGGATTGCGGCACGAGATCGCCGTTCACCATGAGATACACCTTATCGCCTTTGAAGGAGATACCATCCACCTTTCCGGAACTGGTTGGTGTAAGCGACACCTCCTTTCCCGCTTCATCTACACCGGTTACCTCATACCTGTAACGTCCACTTTCGACCTTTTCGCCCTTATCATCCTTTCCGTCCCACAGAACGGTATGTTCGCCATGGGAGAT is part of the Candidatus Poribacteria bacterium genome and harbors:
- a CDS encoding flagellar protein — protein: MRSGKSSGLSFDRVLARLSDGENRPVKISTHAKARLRQRRIYLSSEDMERINRAVEKMNEKGAKESLLLMRDLALLVNVRNRTVITALDGQNMKDRVFTNIDSAMII